A region of Nostoc sp. 'Peltigera membranacea cyanobiont' N6 DNA encodes the following proteins:
- the hpsE gene encoding hormogonium polysaccharide biosynthesis glycosyltransferase HpsE, translating into MNNCLDFTVAIPTYNGESRLPELLERLQKQLHTENLSWEIIVVDNNSTDNTAKLVQAYQKNWQCPYPLKYCFEAQQGAAYARKKAVAEAKGRFIGFLDDDNYPVSNWVSAAYTFGEKYPQAGAYASQIHPDWEVEPPENFQRIAPFLAITERGNLPLLYEASKKLLPPSAGLVVRKQAWLESVPEKSILTGRVKGNMLSSEDLEMLSHIQKSGWEIWYNPEMEISHKIPIFRLQKDYLIPFFRGIGLSRYVTRMVSIKQIYRPIALLSYTINDLRKIALHLLRYRTKLKHDLVLACEMELFLSSLISPFYLWKNGYFKK; encoded by the coding sequence ATGAACAATTGCCTTGACTTTACTGTAGCGATCCCAACTTACAACGGTGAAAGTCGTTTGCCGGAATTACTAGAGCGACTACAAAAGCAACTTCACACAGAAAACTTATCTTGGGAAATTATAGTTGTAGACAATAACAGCACTGATAATACAGCTAAACTTGTTCAAGCCTATCAAAAAAATTGGCAATGTCCTTACCCTTTAAAATATTGCTTTGAAGCGCAACAGGGAGCAGCTTATGCCCGAAAAAAGGCAGTTGCAGAAGCTAAGGGTAGATTCATAGGTTTTCTAGATGATGACAACTACCCAGTATCAAATTGGGTATCCGCAGCTTATACTTTTGGTGAAAAGTATCCCCAGGCGGGAGCTTATGCTAGCCAAATTCACCCTGATTGGGAAGTAGAACCACCAGAAAACTTTCAGCGAATCGCTCCATTCTTGGCAATTACAGAGCGAGGTAATTTACCACTATTATATGAAGCGTCCAAAAAATTACTACCTCCTTCAGCCGGTCTTGTTGTCCGTAAACAAGCATGGTTAGAAAGTGTCCCAGAAAAATCTATTCTAACTGGGAGAGTTAAAGGCAATATGCTTTCCAGTGAAGACTTAGAAATGCTGTCTCATATCCAAAAATCAGGATGGGAAATTTGGTATAATCCAGAAATGGAAATTTCTCATAAAATTCCAATTTTTCGGTTACAAAAAGATTATTTAATTCCCTTCTTTAGAGGTATTGGACTTAGCCGTTATGTAACTAGAATGGTTAGTATAAAACAGATATATAGACCAATTGCTCTTTTATCTTACACGATAAATGACCTGCGTAAAATTGCTTTGCATTTACTCAGATATCGAACTAAGCTCAAACATGATTTGGTACTTGCTTGTGAAATGGAGCTTTTCCTAAGTAGTTTGATTAGCCCTTTTTATCTTTGGAAAAACGGATACTTTAAAAAATAA
- the hpsE gene encoding hormogonium polysaccharide biosynthesis glycosyltransferase HpsE, with product MTQLAVESLDISVAIPAYNGATRLPKVLDKLLTQIGVEKLNWEIIIVDNNSSDNTSEIIQNYQKIYNGNCHLRYFLETEQGAAFARLRAVREARGELIAFLDDDNLPAPDWLAQAYNFGLEHPQAGAWGGQIHGDFEVKPPENFERIQAFLAIREHGSNPHLFDAENLRLPPGAALVVRKQVWCENVPQRPTLSGKLPGILVQGDDYEPLLYIHYAGWQIWYNPTMHTYHQIPHWRLERDYLLTLARGCGLCIFQLRLINTKNWQKPIVFVKTILGNLRRVLQHLIQYRGQFKTNLIALFEIEFYLASMMSPIYYLKCNLGRGLKN from the coding sequence ATGACCCAATTAGCGGTTGAAAGTTTAGATATTAGCGTAGCTATCCCTGCATATAACGGAGCAACCCGTTTACCTAAAGTTTTGGATAAGCTATTAACCCAGATAGGAGTAGAAAAACTTAACTGGGAAATTATTATTGTGGATAATAATAGTTCGGATAACACATCTGAAATAATCCAGAATTACCAAAAAATATATAATGGCAACTGTCATTTAAGATATTTTTTAGAAACCGAACAAGGAGCTGCTTTTGCACGACTGCGGGCAGTCCGTGAAGCAAGAGGTGAGCTAATAGCGTTTTTAGATGATGATAACTTACCTGCTCCTGATTGGTTAGCTCAAGCATATAATTTTGGATTAGAGCATCCTCAAGCAGGTGCTTGGGGTGGACAGATTCATGGAGATTTTGAAGTAAAGCCACCAGAAAATTTTGAACGAATTCAAGCTTTTTTAGCTATCAGAGAACATGGCTCAAATCCACATTTATTTGATGCGGAGAATTTAAGACTTCCTCCCGGAGCGGCGCTTGTTGTCAGGAAACAAGTATGGTGTGAGAATGTACCACAACGTCCGACTTTAAGCGGAAAATTACCTGGTATTTTGGTGCAGGGAGATGACTATGAACCATTACTTTATATACATTATGCAGGCTGGCAAATTTGGTATAACCCTACCATGCATACTTATCATCAAATACCACATTGGCGACTGGAAAGAGATTATCTACTAACTTTGGCACGTGGCTGTGGATTGTGTATTTTTCAGCTGCGTTTGATAAATACGAAAAATTGGCAAAAACCAATAGTTTTTGTGAAAACTATTTTAGGGAATTTACGTCGAGTATTACAACACCTTATTCAATATAGAGGGCAATTTAAAACTAATCTAATTGCTCTTTTTGAGATTGAGTTTTACTTGGCTAGTATGATGAGTCCTATTTACTACTTAAAATGTAATTTAGGCAGAGGACTAAAAAATTAA
- a CDS encoding type II secretion system protein, whose product MNTRVHFPFIVNAKNVFNKHSNSGFTLPEILVVVLLIGILATLGIPNWLAFVETRRLNTAQNQVYLAMRQAQSQATKEKLTWQASFREQNSIVQWAVHPATVNPSGANWNDLDSNVRLDAETTLQISNGVRQIKFDYRGNIISLPRSITISSKYAGKAKRCVYISTILGAMRMAKEHPTTNNEGDYCY is encoded by the coding sequence ATGAATACACGGGTGCATTTTCCGTTTATAGTTAATGCAAAAAATGTTTTTAATAAGCACTCCAATAGTGGTTTTACTCTACCAGAAATTTTAGTGGTTGTTTTATTAATTGGTATATTAGCCACACTAGGAATACCCAATTGGCTAGCTTTTGTGGAGACTCGCCGCCTCAACACTGCACAAAACCAAGTTTACCTTGCTATGCGCCAAGCCCAAAGCCAAGCCACCAAGGAAAAATTGACTTGGCAAGCCAGCTTTCGCGAGCAAAACAGCATAGTTCAATGGGCAGTTCATCCTGCTACAGTAAATCCATCTGGCGCTAACTGGAATGACTTAGATTCAAATGTGCGTTTAGATGCGGAAACGACCTTACAAATTTCAAATGGCGTTAGGCAAATTAAATTTGATTACAGAGGTAATATTATTTCGCTACCTCGAAGTATAACCATTTCTAGCAAGTATGCTGGTAAGGCTAAACGCTGCGTCTATATTTCGACTATTTTAGGAGCAATGCGAATGGCAAAAGAACACCCTACAACCAACAACGAGGGTGATTATTGCTATTAA
- a CDS encoding pilus assembly FimT family protein, translated as MNLTIDSTINGEVMMGNLTFKLFHTKMCNQDTKQRFYPQHDAGFTLIEMLVVVLIIGILSAIAVPSWFSFVNRQRLNKAQDAVLASIQQAQQTAKKTKLSYSVSFTTNSTNVIKVAVYPSSSSGIALTDNSWQSLGGDLQIPAGSVVLSTNIATPNTIGTTISDTKSTPYASTQPHTITFDYLGTLPNANFGTIASGSTDAPGLKIVLASAGSSVSSSNSLKRCLIVDTLLGATFKKKDGDCN; from the coding sequence ATGAACTTGACAATAGACAGCACAATTAATGGTGAGGTTATGATGGGCAACTTAACTTTCAAGTTATTCCATACTAAGATGTGTAATCAAGACACCAAGCAGCGATTTTATCCTCAACATGATGCTGGTTTTACCTTAATAGAAATGCTTGTAGTGGTTCTAATAATTGGAATTTTATCAGCGATCGCAGTTCCTAGCTGGTTTTCCTTTGTGAACCGACAACGCTTGAATAAAGCTCAAGATGCTGTTTTAGCCTCCATACAGCAAGCACAGCAAACAGCTAAAAAGACCAAACTTAGCTATAGTGTCAGTTTTACAACTAATAGCACCAATGTAATAAAAGTTGCTGTTTATCCTAGCAGTTCTTCTGGTATTGCCTTAACTGACAATAGCTGGCAAAGCTTGGGCGGAGATTTGCAAATTCCAGCAGGCTCAGTGGTATTGAGTACTAACATTGCTACTCCAAACACAATTGGCACTACAATATCCGACACTAAATCTACACCATACGCTTCTACTCAACCACACACTATTACCTTTGACTATCTCGGTACTCTACCAAATGCCAACTTTGGTACAATCGCGTCAGGTTCAACAGATGCACCAGGTTTAAAAATTGTGCTGGCTTCTGCTGGAAGTTCTGTATCATCCTCTAATAGCTTAAAACGATGCCTCATTGTCGATACTCTCTTGGGTGCAACTTTTAAGAAAAAAGATGGTGACTGCAATTAA
- a CDS encoding glycosyltransferase → MMDFTPNLPKISVIIPTYNSEKTISYTIQSVLHQTFTNLELIVINDGSQDSTLEVITQISDSRIQVFSYPNAGGNVSRNRGLHRAVGEFVSFLDADDLWTRDKLQSQLKALQENVTAKVAYSWTDYIDKNGEFILSGKRVNVNGNVYENLLLNNFLENGSNPLICRKSLITLGGFDESLSAAQDWDMWLRLGSKFDFICVPSVQILYRISGNSVSSNLLRQEKACLQVLKRAYKEKPSTLKNSWNISLANLYKYLTCKALQKPFNRQRGLASARFLWNYFINDPSRLKNINFTSKLLLKIIIILIVPTLLYSFTKQREVKSQETQILINS, encoded by the coding sequence ATGATGGATTTTACTCCAAATTTACCCAAAATATCTGTAATTATACCTACTTATAATAGTGAAAAAACTATTAGCTACACAATTCAATCAGTTCTACATCAAACTTTTACTAACCTAGAACTAATTGTAATTAATGATGGTTCCCAAGATTCAACTTTAGAAGTTATCACACAAATCTCAGACTCACGAATACAAGTCTTTTCCTATCCCAACGCTGGTGGAAACGTTAGCCGTAACAGAGGTCTACACCGTGCAGTTGGAGAATTTGTTAGTTTCTTGGATGCAGACGATCTGTGGACACGCGACAAACTTCAATCTCAATTAAAGGCTCTGCAAGAAAACGTTACAGCAAAAGTAGCTTACAGTTGGACTGATTATATTGATAAAAATGGTGAATTTATACTTTCAGGCAAACGTGTCAATGTTAATGGAAATGTCTATGAAAATTTGTTACTAAATAATTTTTTAGAGAATGGTTCCAATCCCTTGATCTGTAGAAAGTCTTTAATTACATTAGGTGGCTTTGACGAATCTTTAAGTGCAGCTCAGGATTGGGATATGTGGCTACGATTAGGTTCTAAGTTTGATTTTATCTGCGTACCATCTGTACAAATATTATATCGTATAAGTGGTAATTCAGTTTCTTCAAATCTTCTCAGACAGGAAAAAGCCTGCTTGCAAGTGCTTAAGAGAGCCTATAAAGAAAAACCTTCTACACTTAAGAATAGTTGGAATATAAGCCTAGCCAATTTATACAAATACCTGACATGCAAAGCTTTACAGAAGCCATTTAATCGACAAAGAGGTTTAGCATCGGCTAGATTTTTGTGGAATTATTTTATTAACGATCCTTCAAGACTTAAAAATATAAATTTCACCTCCAAACTATTATTGAAAATCATCATAATTCTTATAGTGCCCACCTTACTCTACAGCTTTACTAAGCAACGCGAAGTAAAAAGTCAAGAAACTCAAATATTGATCAACAGTTAG
- a CDS encoding TIGR04282 family arsenosugar biosynthesis glycosyltransferase, which yields MLNLSVKPKQHLIIFTRYPEPGKTKTRLIPALGNLGAANLQRKMTEHTIFQVQELQKKIAISMEVRFAGGNLQLMQDWLGLDLVYQSQGEGDLGSRMARSLFDAFESGADKVIIIGTDCPGVNAQILTTAFEKLHSFDLVLGPALDGGYYLIGLCQPIPELFANIKWGTAQVFQKTLEIARKINLSHVNLSPLADIDRPEDLPIWEQVLMGEM from the coding sequence GTGCTGAACTTATCAGTAAAACCAAAACAGCACCTGATTATTTTTACTCGCTATCCAGAACCAGGTAAGACAAAAACTCGATTGATACCTGCTTTAGGAAATCTTGGTGCTGCCAATCTTCAACGGAAAATGACTGAACATACAATATTTCAAGTTCAAGAATTGCAAAAGAAAATTGCCATATCTATGGAAGTGCGGTTTGCAGGTGGCAATTTGCAACTTATGCAAGACTGGCTAGGATTGGATTTGGTTTATCAGTCTCAAGGTGAAGGGGATCTAGGTTCGCGGATGGCGCGATCGCTTTTCGATGCTTTTGAATCTGGTGCAGACAAAGTAATTATCATCGGTACAGATTGTCCTGGAGTGAATGCCCAGATTCTAACAACAGCTTTTGAGAAGTTACACAGCTTTGACCTCGTACTGGGTCCTGCGCTCGATGGTGGATATTATTTAATTGGTTTGTGCCAACCCATACCGGAGTTATTCGCTAACATCAAGTGGGGAACTGCTCAAGTATTCCAGAAAACCTTGGAAATCGCCCGGAAGATTAATTTATCACACGTTAACTTGTCGCCTTTAGCTGATATCGATCGACCGGAGGATCTGCCCATTTGGGAACAAGTCCTTATGGGAGAAATGTGA